A genomic stretch from Pseudomonas mendocina includes:
- the yaaA gene encoding peroxide stress protein YaaA translates to MLMVISPAKTLDYETAPVTQRFTQPEHLDHSQELIEQLRELTPAQIAELMHLSDKLAGLNAARFGSWQRPFTPDNAKQALLAFKGDVYTGLNAEDFSEDDFDFAQTHLRMLSGLYGLLRPLDLMQPYRLEMGTKFANHKGKNLYEFWGEQISSWLNEALAAQGDDVLLNLASNEYFSAVKRKALNARIIDTEFKDLKNGQYKIISFYAKKARGLMARYVIKERLTNPEKLKDFNLDGYYYSPEQSKPDSLVFLRDHPED, encoded by the coding sequence ATGTTGATGGTGATTTCCCCGGCCAAAACCCTCGATTACGAAACCGCGCCGGTGACACAACGCTTTACCCAGCCCGAACATCTGGATCACTCGCAGGAGCTGATTGAACAGCTGCGTGAACTGACCCCGGCACAGATTGCCGAGCTGATGCACCTCTCTGACAAGCTCGCTGGCCTCAATGCTGCGCGTTTTGGCAGCTGGCAGCGCCCGTTCACCCCAGACAACGCCAAACAGGCCCTGCTGGCTTTTAAAGGCGATGTGTATACCGGCCTGAATGCCGAAGATTTCAGCGAAGACGATTTCGACTTTGCCCAAACTCACCTGCGCATGCTCTCCGGCCTCTATGGCCTGCTGCGCCCGCTGGATCTGATGCAACCTTACCGCCTGGAAATGGGCACCAAGTTTGCCAACCACAAAGGCAAAAACCTGTACGAGTTCTGGGGTGAGCAAATCAGTAGCTGGCTGAACGAAGCGCTGGCAGCTCAAGGCGATGACGTGCTGCTCAACTTGGCTTCCAACGAATACTTCAGCGCGGTCAAACGCAAAGCCCTGAACGCCCGGATCATCGACACCGAGTTCAAGGACCTGAAAAACGGCCAGTACAAGATCATCAGCTTCTACGCCAAAAAGGCCCGTGGCCTGATGGCCCGCTATGTGATCAAAGAGCGCCTGACCAACCCGGAAAAGCTTAAGGACTTTAACCTCGACGGCTATTACTACAGCCCTGAGCAGTCCAAGCCTGATAGCCTGGTGTTTCTGCGCGATCACCCTGAGGACTGA
- a CDS encoding DUF1254 domain-containing protein, translated as MSLHNRVLPLAVAISLFSTIALPATAFSAVANDEQRVQLDERAFSDLVHDAYMYAYPLVTMDVTMRQAVNTPDATSIARRAPVNQFAHYRTYPAADAKEVVRFNFDTLYSLAWIDTRKEPVILTLPDSKGRYYLAPLLDMWTDVFAVPGTRTTGNKAGNYALTAPGWEAAGRC; from the coding sequence ATGAGTCTGCACAACCGAGTTCTCCCGCTAGCTGTTGCTATAAGCCTCTTTTCTACGATTGCTCTGCCTGCCACTGCCTTTAGCGCTGTTGCCAACGACGAACAACGTGTTCAGCTAGACGAACGTGCGTTCAGCGATCTGGTACACGACGCCTATATGTACGCTTACCCCTTGGTGACCATGGACGTCACGATGCGGCAAGCAGTCAACACTCCAGACGCCACCAGCATTGCGCGCCGCGCACCAGTAAACCAATTCGCCCATTACAGAACTTACCCAGCCGCTGACGCGAAAGAGGTGGTGCGTTTCAACTTCGACACTCTGTACTCATTAGCTTGGATCGACACCCGCAAAGAACCCGTCATCCTCACACTGCCAGATAGCAAAGGCCGCTACTACCTAGCCCCTCTTCTGGATATGTGGACCGATGTATTTGCGGTACCCGGCACTCGCACCACGGGCAATAAAGCTGGCAACTATGCCCTTACCGCCCCCGGCTGGGAAGCTGCCGGAAGGTGTTGA
- a CDS encoding cytochrome c, translated as MKTTLIAAFGLLASGCLYAAEGADADLIKQGEYLARAGDCVACHTAKDGKSFAGGLPMETPIGILYSTNITPHSTGIGEYSYEDFERAVRQGIAKDGTTLYPAMPYPSYARVTDADMKAMYAYFMQGVEPVQQKNKASDIPWPLSMRWPLAIWRGLFAPEVKATEAAGTDTVIERGAYLVEGLGHCGACHTPRALTMQEKALSDADGDEFLSGSAPLEGWIAKSLRGDHKDGLGSWSEEQLVAFMKTGRSDTSAVFGGMSDVVVHSLQYLTDADLTAIARYLKSLPAVNDDDQPFKEDAKVATALWAGDDSKTGAALYVDSCAACHRTDGKGYQRVFPALAGNPVVQSEDATSLIHIVLDGATLPATHTAPSTFTMPPFAWRMTDQQVADVVSFIRTSWGNQAGSVSASQVAKLRSQPQPPLRPESLISDTTGVEEP; from the coding sequence ATGAAAACGACGTTGATTGCAGCCTTCGGCCTGCTCGCCAGTGGTTGTCTGTACGCCGCTGAAGGGGCGGATGCTGACTTGATCAAACAGGGCGAATACCTGGCCCGTGCCGGTGACTGTGTGGCCTGTCATACAGCTAAGGATGGCAAGTCATTCGCCGGTGGCCTGCCCATGGAAACCCCCATCGGGATTCTCTATTCCACCAATATCACGCCCCACAGCACCGGTATCGGTGAATACAGCTACGAGGACTTTGAGCGGGCAGTGCGGCAGGGCATTGCCAAGGACGGGACCACCCTGTATCCGGCCATGCCTTACCCGTCCTATGCGCGAGTGACAGATGCCGATATGAAGGCGATGTATGCCTACTTTATGCAGGGCGTAGAACCCGTTCAGCAAAAGAACAAGGCGAGCGACATCCCCTGGCCACTGAGCATGCGTTGGCCGCTGGCGATCTGGCGTGGGTTGTTTGCCCCGGAGGTCAAGGCCACAGAGGCAGCAGGGACAGACACAGTGATTGAGCGCGGAGCCTATCTGGTCGAAGGGCTGGGACACTGCGGCGCCTGCCACACGCCACGAGCGCTGACCATGCAGGAGAAGGCCCTGAGCGATGCGGACGGTGATGAGTTCCTGTCCGGCAGTGCGCCGTTGGAAGGCTGGATCGCCAAGAGCCTGCGCGGCGATCACAAGGACGGCCTCGGCAGTTGGAGTGAAGAGCAACTGGTGGCCTTTATGAAGACCGGTCGTAGCGACACGAGCGCTGTGTTCGGGGGCATGAGCGATGTGGTTGTGCACAGCCTGCAATACCTGACGGACGCTGACCTGACCGCGATTGCTCGTTACCTGAAAAGCCTGCCTGCGGTGAACGATGATGACCAACCGTTCAAAGAGGACGCTAAAGTCGCTACCGCGTTATGGGCAGGGGATGACAGCAAAACCGGCGCGGCACTGTATGTAGACAGCTGCGCAGCCTGTCACCGCACCGATGGTAAGGGCTATCAGCGTGTCTTCCCGGCGCTGGCTGGCAACCCGGTGGTGCAGAGTGAAGATGCCACGTCGCTGATCCATATTGTGCTGGATGGCGCGACTTTGCCTGCAACCCACACAGCACCGTCGACCTTCACCATGCCGCCGTTTGCCTGGCGCATGACCGACCAGCAGGTGGCTGATGTGGTCAGCTTTATTCGCACCAGTTGGGGGAATCAGGCGGGCAGCGTAAGTGCCAGTCAGGTGGCTAAGTTGCGCTCACAGCCGCAACCGCCATTGAGGCCGGAGTCGCTGATCAGCGATACCACGGGCGTTGAAGAGCCGTGA
- a CDS encoding DUF4398 domain-containing protein: MELMTMKNNTEQTSASPVRGLKLAALVLGSSLVLAGCAGNPPTEQLAVTKSVVNSAVSAGGPEYAPVETKSAQDKLKQAEFALHESDYDEARRLAEQAEWDARVAERKAQAGKAERALQDAHKGVQELRQEGLRSAQ; the protein is encoded by the coding sequence ATGGAGTTGATGACTATGAAAAACAACACTGAACAAACCTCAGCTAGCCCAGTTCGCGGGCTGAAGCTTGCCGCACTGGTCCTAGGGAGTAGCCTGGTGCTGGCAGGTTGTGCCGGTAATCCGCCAACTGAGCAACTTGCTGTGACCAAGTCAGTGGTAAACAGTGCTGTTTCCGCCGGCGGCCCAGAATATGCACCTGTGGAAACCAAGTCTGCTCAGGACAAGCTGAAGCAGGCTGAATTTGCCTTGCACGAGAGTGATTACGATGAGGCCCGTCGCCTGGCTGAACAAGCCGAGTGGGATGCCCGCGTAGCTGAGCGCAAAGCTCAAGCCGGTAAAGCAGAGCGCGCTCTGCAAGATGCACACAAAGGCGTACAGGAACTGCGTCAGGAAGGTCTGCGTAGCGCTCAATAA
- a CDS encoding OmpA family protein, whose protein sequence is MHKHIMIPALLAMSVALAACSTDPNANLEAARSNYSSLQADPQATKVAALETQEAGDWLKKTEQAFRDNESEEKVDQLAYLTNQRVEVAKQTIALRSAEIQLKDAGDQRARALLEARDAQIRQLQNSLNAKQTERGTLVTFGDVLFATNKSELKAGGLANINKLAQFLQENPDRKVIVEGYTDSTGSDAYNQTLSERRATSVQVALIKMGVSPSRIVTQGYGKQYPVADNSSVSGRAMNRRVEVTISNDNKPVAPRSSVVN, encoded by the coding sequence ATGCATAAGCACATTATGATCCCGGCCCTGCTCGCAATGAGCGTTGCACTGGCTGCCTGCTCGACCGACCCTAACGCTAACCTGGAAGCTGCTCGCAGCAACTATTCCAGCCTACAAGCAGATCCTCAGGCCACTAAAGTAGCCGCTCTGGAAACTCAGGAAGCAGGCGACTGGCTGAAGAAAACCGAGCAAGCTTTCCGTGACAACGAAAGCGAAGAGAAAGTGGATCAACTGGCCTACCTGACCAACCAACGCGTTGAAGTGGCCAAGCAAACCATCGCTTTGCGTAGCGCTGAGATTCAACTCAAAGACGCTGGTGACCAACGTGCTCGCGCTCTGCTCGAAGCCCGTGATGCACAGATTCGCCAGCTGCAAAACAGCCTGAACGCCAAGCAAACCGAGCGCGGCACCCTGGTGACCTTTGGTGACGTACTGTTCGCTACCAACAAGTCCGAGCTGAAAGCCGGTGGCCTGGCTAACATCAACAAGCTGGCCCAGTTCCTTCAAGAAAACCCAGATCGCAAAGTGATCGTTGAAGGCTACACCGACAGCACCGGTTCTGATGCTTACAACCAAACCCTGTCCGAGCGTCGTGCCACTTCGGTGCAAGTTGCACTGATCAAGATGGGTGTAAGCCCAAGCCGCATCGTGACCCAGGGTTACGGCAAGCAGTACCCAGTGGCAGACAACAGCAGCGTGTCTGGTCGTGCGATGAACCGTCGTGTGGAAGTGACCATCTCCAACGACAACAAGCCAGTTGCACCACGTTCCTCCGTGGTCAACTAA
- a CDS encoding DUF1254 domain-containing protein, with amino-acid sequence MRSKLIGSMLVLASSIPGWAYAQVGPDELREIARDTYIYAYPLLVMQITRDVSTNVEKTIDLRAPVNQLAHARGFPDHTYTDVARPNADTLYSAISFDVSKEPLILEVPDAGERYYMLTLQDWWTDVFAAPGTRTTGNGAQTFALVGPNWKGKLPQGVTAYQSPTNDGLMIGRTKANGKADYTSVHSFQSGMRAYPLSAYGKSYSPPSQQVNPQQDMSAPPLQIDKMSAEVYFARFGDLLQRNPPHASDYPILDRMKRIGLVAGEPFELNKLSPEVQQALRNAANDALPMIKSAFRDSGVQKNGWSINLTAIGTYGTDYLRRAGVAYAGLGANVVEDAIYPSAYTDSEGKPLQSDKRYVMHFPADQLPPVRGFWSLTMYDERQLFAANPIDRFAIGDRDKLSFNPDGSLDLYIQREAPEQDKQSNWLPAPASGTFSMNMRLYWPQSSALTGKWTPPQVKAL; translated from the coding sequence ATGAGAAGTAAACTTATAGGCTCAATGCTGGTACTTGCCAGCAGTATTCCGGGCTGGGCTTATGCACAGGTGGGCCCAGATGAACTTCGTGAGATTGCACGCGACACTTACATCTACGCGTATCCATTACTAGTGATGCAGATCACCCGAGATGTCAGCACAAACGTCGAAAAAACTATAGACCTGCGTGCGCCAGTCAACCAACTCGCCCATGCTCGGGGCTTTCCTGACCACACTTATACCGATGTAGCCAGGCCAAATGCTGACACGCTGTATAGCGCTATTAGCTTTGATGTCAGCAAAGAACCACTGATTCTCGAAGTACCAGATGCAGGCGAGCGTTATTACATGCTCACCTTACAAGACTGGTGGACAGACGTATTTGCAGCCCCTGGCACCCGCACCACAGGCAATGGCGCACAAACATTTGCTCTGGTTGGGCCGAACTGGAAAGGGAAGTTGCCTCAAGGTGTAACGGCCTACCAGAGCCCGACCAACGACGGACTGATGATCGGGCGAACCAAAGCAAACGGCAAAGCTGACTACACTTCCGTCCATAGTTTTCAAAGCGGCATGCGCGCCTACCCATTGAGTGCGTACGGCAAGAGCTACAGTCCCCCCTCACAGCAGGTAAACCCTCAACAGGATATGAGTGCACCGCCGCTACAGATCGACAAGATGAGCGCTGAGGTTTATTTCGCCCGATTTGGTGACCTGCTACAACGTAATCCACCGCATGCCAGTGACTACCCGATACTCGATCGTATGAAACGCATTGGCTTGGTAGCTGGAGAACCCTTCGAACTGAACAAACTCTCGCCCGAAGTGCAACAAGCCCTGCGCAATGCCGCTAATGACGCACTTCCCATGATCAAAAGTGCATTCCGTGACTCTGGCGTCCAGAAAAATGGCTGGAGCATAAATCTCACAGCTATCGGCACCTACGGCACAGACTACTTGCGCCGGGCTGGCGTGGCCTACGCGGGCTTAGGCGCCAACGTAGTTGAGGACGCCATCTACCCGAGCGCTTATACCGACAGCGAGGGTAAACCGCTGCAAAGTGACAAGCGCTATGTCATGCACTTCCCGGCCGATCAACTGCCACCAGTGCGAGGTTTCTGGTCGCTGACCATGTACGACGAGCGACAGTTGTTTGCAGCCAACCCAATCGACCGTTTTGCCATTGGTGATCGTGACAAACTCTCCTTCAACCCAGACGGCTCGCTGGATCTCTATATCCAGCGCGAGGCGCCAGAGCAGGACAAGCAGTCGAACTGGCTGCCAGCGCCAGCCAGTGGAACCTTTAGTATGAACATGCGCCTGTATTGGCCGCAGAGTTCTGCCCTGACAGGGAAATGGACACCACCGCAGGTCAAGGCTCTTTGA
- a CDS encoding DUF1214 domain-containing protein: MPLPPPAGKLPEGVEEIKVPTSMVWLITRTQTNGPDDYANVHAFQDQLKLTPLSAWGTDYTPPKGLPVRKDPNDQVAPQEQVNAMDGVQLLTRFAELLKLYPPHANDYPMLHRMQALGIEPGKDFDTSRFTPAQLEVIRGMAKNVQQETIKALNTASLGKVKNGWNWSDDLGAYGTRYRVRTLVALAGLGANLPEDAIYPNGFADADGNPYSGKNNYVLRFEKGQIPPADAFWSLTMYDSKGFQIANPIDRFALSSHSKLHYNSDGSLELYLQHKSPGKDKESNWLPAPEGDFQLTLRLYSPRAEMLKGEWTPPAVQKVK, translated from the coding sequence ATGCCCTTACCGCCCCCGGCTGGGAAGCTGCCGGAAGGTGTTGAGGAAATCAAAGTCCCAACCTCGATGGTCTGGCTGATCACGCGTACACAGACAAATGGTCCTGATGACTATGCCAACGTGCATGCCTTCCAAGACCAATTGAAACTCACGCCACTAAGTGCTTGGGGGACTGACTACACACCTCCCAAAGGTCTTCCAGTTAGAAAAGATCCGAATGATCAGGTTGCCCCACAAGAGCAAGTCAATGCCATGGATGGCGTGCAACTGCTGACTCGTTTCGCCGAACTCCTGAAACTCTACCCACCGCATGCAAACGACTATCCGATGCTGCATCGCATGCAAGCGCTGGGTATTGAACCCGGCAAAGACTTTGATACCAGCCGCTTTACACCGGCACAGCTTGAAGTCATCAGGGGTATGGCTAAAAACGTTCAGCAAGAAACTATTAAAGCCCTCAACACCGCCTCACTAGGGAAAGTGAAAAATGGCTGGAACTGGTCTGATGACCTCGGAGCCTATGGCACCCGATACCGCGTACGGACACTTGTAGCGCTGGCAGGGCTGGGTGCCAACCTGCCGGAAGATGCCATCTATCCAAACGGTTTTGCCGACGCTGATGGCAACCCGTACTCGGGTAAAAACAACTATGTTTTACGTTTCGAGAAGGGCCAAATCCCCCCTGCTGATGCGTTCTGGTCATTGACCATGTACGACAGCAAAGGCTTTCAAATCGCCAACCCGATCGACCGCTTCGCACTGAGCAGTCACAGCAAACTGCACTACAACAGTGACGGTTCCCTTGAGCTGTACCTTCAACATAAATCTCCCGGTAAGGACAAAGAAAGTAATTGGCTACCGGCCCCTGAAGGCGACTTCCAACTCACGCTGCGCCTCTACTCTCCAAGAGCTGAAATGCTTAAAGGTGAATGGACTCCGCCAGCCGTTCAGAAAGTTAAGTAA
- the moaE gene encoding molybdopterin synthase catalytic subunit MoaE: MPVRVQQQPFDPGLELNALHANNRGIGAVVSFVGYVRDFNDGHDVGGMFLEHFPGMTEKALSKIMGEAEQRWPLIKVEVIHRIGRLEPGEPIVFVGTCSAHRQAAFDACNFIMDYLKTRAPFWKKEDTPQGPRWVEGRSSDQAAADRWQ, encoded by the coding sequence ATGCCCGTACGCGTTCAGCAGCAGCCCTTTGACCCCGGCCTTGAGTTGAATGCCTTGCATGCCAATAACCGTGGTATCGGCGCTGTGGTGTCTTTTGTCGGCTATGTACGTGATTTCAATGATGGCCATGATGTGGGGGGGATGTTTCTTGAACACTTTCCCGGCATGACTGAGAAAGCGTTAAGCAAGATTATGGGTGAAGCTGAACAGCGCTGGCCGTTGATCAAGGTGGAGGTTATCCACCGTATTGGTCGGTTGGAGCCGGGGGAGCCGATTGTTTTTGTCGGTACATGCAGTGCGCACCGGCAGGCTGCGTTTGATGCCTGCAACTTCATCATGGATTATCTGAAAACCCGCGCCCCATTCTGGAAAAAAGAAGACACCCCGCAGGGGCCGCGCTGGGTTGAGGGCCGTAGCAGTGATCAGGCGGCCGCTGATCGT
- a CDS encoding SDR family oxidoreductase has protein sequence MPQPSVLITGCSSGIGRALADAFKQAGYQVWATARKAEDVQTLEAAGFNTAQLDVNDGLALGELADRLKSEIGGLDVLINNAGFGAMGPLLDGGVEAMRKQFETNVFSIIGVTRAMFPLLRQNKGLVVNIGSISSVLITPFAGTYCASKAAVSALTGSLRMELSPFGVDVMEVQPGAIQSSFGANATQQAEQLIDEASPWWPIRDGIRARAMASQDKPTPATEFAQKLLREVQKKPRARRVRIGNGSRALPLLVSLLPQGLIEGMMKKRFGLNRSL, from the coding sequence ATGCCTCAACCCAGCGTTCTGATCACCGGATGTTCCAGCGGCATTGGCCGCGCCCTGGCTGATGCATTCAAGCAAGCGGGTTATCAGGTCTGGGCTACGGCGCGTAAAGCTGAGGATGTGCAGACACTTGAAGCGGCAGGCTTTAACACCGCGCAACTGGATGTGAATGACGGCCTCGCATTGGGCGAGTTGGCTGACCGCCTTAAAAGCGAAATCGGCGGGCTGGATGTTCTAATCAACAACGCAGGTTTCGGCGCCATGGGCCCGTTGTTGGATGGCGGCGTTGAAGCCATGCGCAAGCAGTTTGAAACCAACGTCTTTTCCATCATCGGCGTCACCCGCGCTATGTTCCCGCTGCTGCGCCAGAACAAAGGGCTGGTGGTGAATATTGGCAGTATCTCCTCGGTGTTGATCACCCCGTTTGCTGGCACCTACTGCGCCTCCAAAGCCGCCGTGTCTGCCCTGACGGGCTCGCTGCGGATGGAGCTATCGCCCTTCGGTGTCGACGTGATGGAAGTTCAACCCGGCGCCATTCAATCCAGCTTTGGCGCCAATGCGACACAACAGGCCGAACAGCTGATTGATGAAGCCTCGCCCTGGTGGCCGATCCGCGACGGCATCCGTGCCCGCGCCATGGCCTCGCAGGACAAACCAACCCCGGCCACTGAATTCGCCCAGAAGCTACTGCGCGAAGTACAGAAAAAGCCCCGTGCCCGGCGCGTGCGCATCGGCAATGGCAGCCGCGCCCTGCCCTTGCTCGTTAGCTTGCTTCCTCAAGGGCTGATTGAAGGCATGATGAAAAAACGCTTCGGCTTGAATCGGTCGCTGTAA
- the moaC gene encoding cyclic pyranopterin monophosphate synthase MoaC encodes MLTHLDSQGRANMVDVSDKAQTVREAVAEARVRMLPQTLQMIVLGGHPKGDVFAVARIAGIQAAKKTSDLIPLCHPLMLTSVKVELQAEGDDAVLITARCKLTGQTGVEMEALTAASVAALTIYDMCKAVDRGMQIECVRLLEKLGGKSGHYVASA; translated from the coding sequence TTGCTAACCCATCTAGATTCACAAGGCCGTGCCAACATGGTCGATGTCAGTGATAAGGCCCAAACTGTCCGTGAAGCCGTGGCCGAAGCACGAGTGCGTATGCTGCCGCAAACGTTGCAGATGATCGTGCTGGGTGGCCATCCCAAGGGGGATGTGTTCGCTGTGGCTCGCATCGCCGGGATTCAGGCGGCAAAGAAAACCTCTGACCTTATTCCGTTGTGCCATCCATTAATGCTTACCAGCGTGAAGGTTGAATTACAGGCCGAAGGCGATGATGCCGTGCTAATTACGGCCCGCTGCAAACTCACCGGCCAGACCGGTGTAGAGATGGAAGCCTTGACCGCCGCCAGTGTGGCCGCGCTGACGATTTACGACATGTGCAAGGCGGTGGATCGGGGCATGCAGATTGAGTGCGTGCGCCTCTTGGAAAAGCTGGGTGGCAAGAGTGGCCACTATGTGGCTTCAGCATGA
- a CDS encoding multidrug transporter, with protein MLFGAFLLLCWLVLLVRYPRKALPISLGAMAGLGLVASWVLWEEARDNQQLSRLQLTLSYAPDKCPIDRPLTFELKNDSKAALQELHWEIAAYRPGETVNLAQRLYETPRYSGPGELPPGETWQTCLPMPTLRSGYRPSTLEFRAESLQGTFNY; from the coding sequence ATGTTGTTTGGCGCGTTCCTGCTGCTGTGTTGGCTGGTATTACTGGTTCGCTATCCACGCAAGGCTTTGCCGATCTCGCTCGGCGCCATGGCAGGGCTGGGGCTGGTTGCCAGCTGGGTACTGTGGGAGGAAGCACGGGATAACCAGCAACTCTCACGCCTGCAACTGACCTTGAGTTACGCGCCAGATAAATGTCCGATCGACCGGCCGCTGACGTTTGAGTTGAAGAACGACAGCAAAGCCGCGTTACAAGAGCTGCACTGGGAAATTGCCGCCTACCGTCCCGGTGAAACGGTTAATCTTGCTCAGCGTTTGTATGAGACACCCCGCTACTCTGGCCCAGGTGAGTTGCCACCGGGTGAGACGTGGCAGACCTGCTTACCCATGCCCACCCTGCGCAGTGGTTATCGGCCCAGTACTCTCGAGTTCCGCGCCGAAAGCCTGCAAGGCACCTTCAACTACTGA
- a CDS encoding PhoH family protein, translating to MDDHGRRKSTAPTLYALDTNVLIHDPNALLNFEEHHVAIPMTVLEELDKLKSGKQGVAAECRQAIRLIDKILGSASPEEVEHGVAIQRDKSGPCGFLSILMSKSAAPVTWLPEDLNDNRIINQLVELKSHRPGLNVVLVTKDINMRLKARACGINSEDYHTDQLVDDVSLLSQGYHDMEGSFWERVSKVETRQGHGRTWHTVQLTDNLPAVHVNEFILDEQGFVGWIKGIENGEMTILDLHQEPLLHQEAWGLKPRDIYQALALYALLDPDIHLVNLSGAAGSGKTILALAAAIEQTMVTKRYRRIIATRSVQGLDQEIGFLPGTEAEKMEPWLGAITDNLEALHLDDENTHGSVDYILQKVPLQFKSLNYIRGRSFQQSLILIDECQNLTPHQMKTIITRAGNGSKVICLGNLAQIDTPYLSAPSSGLTYLTERFKDFEHGVHITLQGVPRSILAEYAESHM from the coding sequence ATGGATGACCATGGACGCCGCAAGTCTACCGCTCCAACCCTGTATGCCCTCGATACCAATGTGCTGATCCACGATCCGAACGCCTTGCTGAATTTTGAAGAGCATCATGTCGCCATCCCGATGACGGTTCTGGAGGAGCTGGACAAACTCAAAAGCGGTAAACAAGGCGTAGCGGCTGAGTGCCGTCAGGCCATTCGACTGATCGATAAGATTCTGGGTAGCGCCTCTCCGGAGGAGGTGGAGCACGGTGTTGCCATTCAGCGTGATAAGAGTGGACCTTGTGGCTTTCTGTCGATTCTTATGAGTAAGAGCGCAGCCCCGGTGACTTGGCTGCCGGAGGACCTCAACGACAACCGCATCATCAACCAGCTGGTTGAACTCAAGTCACACCGTCCTGGCCTCAACGTGGTGCTGGTGACTAAAGATATCAACATGCGCCTGAAAGCTCGGGCTTGTGGCATCAACTCCGAGGATTACCACACCGATCAGTTGGTGGATGACGTCTCCCTGTTGTCTCAGGGTTACCACGATATGGAGGGCTCATTCTGGGAGCGCGTCAGTAAAGTGGAAACCCGTCAGGGCCATGGCCGCACCTGGCACACGGTGCAACTGACTGACAACCTGCCTGCGGTGCATGTGAATGAATTTATCCTCGATGAACAGGGCTTTGTGGGCTGGATCAAGGGCATTGAAAACGGCGAGATGACCATCCTCGATCTGCATCAGGAACCGCTGCTGCATCAGGAAGCTTGGGGCTTAAAGCCTCGGGATATTTATCAGGCGCTGGCGCTGTATGCTTTGCTTGATCCGGATATCCACTTGGTCAACTTGTCAGGTGCGGCGGGTTCAGGCAAAACCATTCTGGCGCTGGCCGCTGCGATTGAGCAGACCATGGTGACCAAGCGATACCGCCGTATTATCGCAACCCGCAGCGTGCAAGGGCTGGATCAGGAAATCGGCTTTTTGCCCGGTACTGAAGCGGAAAAGATGGAGCCGTGGCTCGGTGCGATCACCGATAACCTTGAGGCGCTGCACCTAGATGACGAGAACACCCACGGCAGTGTGGATTACATCCTGCAAAAGGTGCCGTTGCAGTTTAAGTCTCTCAACTACATCCGTGGCCGTAGCTTCCAGCAGAGTTTGATCCTGATCGACGAGTGCCAGAACCTGACCCCGCACCAGATGAAAACCATCATTACCCGTGCCGGTAACGGTTCCAAGGTAATTTGTCTGGGCAACCTGGCGCAGATTGATACGCCGTACCTGTCTGCTCCAAGTTCAGGCTTGACCTATCTGACGGAGCGTTTCAAGGACTTTGAGCACGGCGTTCATATCACACTGCAAGGTGTGCCACGTTCGATTCTGGCGGAGTACGCCGAAAGCCATATGTAA
- a CDS encoding MoaD/ThiS family protein, whose amino-acid sequence MIRVQYFARYREVLGLDCEELPGTFANMNDVRQHLISRGDAWAVLAEPGLMCARNEELCSLSEPVQDGDEVAFFPTVTGG is encoded by the coding sequence ATGATCCGGGTGCAGTATTTCGCTCGTTACCGTGAGGTGCTGGGGCTGGATTGTGAGGAGCTGCCAGGGACTTTCGCCAACATGAATGACGTGCGCCAACACCTGATCAGCCGCGGCGACGCATGGGCTGTCTTGGCTGAACCTGGCCTGATGTGCGCGCGCAATGAAGAGCTGTGCAGCCTCAGCGAGCCGGTGCAGGATGGTGATGAAGTTGCGTTCTTTCCTACTGTGACAGGGGGCTGA